In Lacrimispora indolis DSM 755, a genomic segment contains:
- a CDS encoding PEP/pyruvate-binding domain-containing protein, producing MNLHDKVSTGLNGFDQVIDHLRLGDNVVWQADSVSDYKKMVDHFVVKAKMDHMRLVYIRFASHEQILADSQDIKVYRIDASKGFESFTTEIYNLIKKEGKRVLYVFDCLTDLLKYWHSDLMIGNFFKATCPYLYELDTVAYFAIIRNFHTYSTIAGIRETTQLLLDIYQVNNKTYIHPLKVWQRYSPTMFFPHLIQGQEAVCITASSDASELFTNIQRGENRLDYWNVIFNRAKEVLNGSLKQQEETKKHLMYMLIGSDSRMFELCDRYFTLRDILMIASREVGSGFIGGKSVGMLLARKILEIEGKNRFTPFMEPHDSFYIGADVFYTYIVQNGWWRLRAKQKTKEGYYKYAPELRDKLFHGKFPKDIQEQFLQMLEYFGQSPIIIRSSSLLEDNFGNAFAGKYESVFCVNQGTPEDRYEAFEQAIRTVYASTMNEDALDYRMNRGLFELDEQMAILVQRVSGDQYGEYFFPHVAGVGNSSNLYVWDESIDMNSGMLRLVFGLGTRAVNRTDGDYVKVVCLDNPLRIPPMNYEDQNKFSQHRLDILSFKDNDLESIDLDEILSLDLKTDKKMFMSPDYATESRMRELGYMDRKIPHILDFKKLFTDTEIASVLKEILALLSQAYDYPVDIEFTANLKKDNLFKINLLQCRPLQTKGLGSTVKIPELADHKDCFFSGKGNFMGGSVRLPIDFIVFIPANTYLELNEQGKYAVARQIGLINKEMKGKHVMLAGPGRWGSTTPSLGVPVHFTELCNMTVICEYSSRKAGFMPELSYGSHFFQDIVEAGIFYVAIFDGYKDVVFNPDRILKEENRLASLLPQSEQFSDVIHIAETAGMEIYSDVVTQRLLCR from the coding sequence GAAAATGGTTGATCATTTTGTTGTAAAGGCTAAGATGGATCATATGAGATTGGTTTACATCCGTTTTGCCAGCCATGAACAGATACTGGCTGACAGCCAGGATATCAAGGTATATCGCATCGATGCCAGTAAAGGGTTTGAAAGTTTTACTACAGAAATATATAACCTGATTAAAAAAGAGGGTAAAAGGGTCTTGTATGTTTTTGATTGTCTGACTGATCTGCTAAAATACTGGCATTCGGATTTGATGATCGGCAATTTTTTTAAGGCCACCTGTCCATATCTATATGAATTGGATACGGTAGCATATTTCGCTATTATACGAAACTTTCATACCTACAGCACAATTGCAGGTATTCGTGAAACGACTCAGCTTTTACTTGATATATATCAGGTAAATAATAAAACATATATTCACCCCCTCAAGGTATGGCAGCGGTATTCGCCTACCATGTTTTTCCCTCATTTGATTCAAGGCCAGGAGGCTGTCTGTATCACGGCCAGCTCTGACGCTTCTGAGTTGTTTACTAACATTCAGCGGGGGGAAAACCGGCTAGATTATTGGAATGTCATTTTTAACAGAGCAAAAGAGGTGTTGAACGGTTCCCTTAAGCAGCAGGAAGAAACGAAGAAGCACTTAATGTATATGCTGATAGGCAGTGATTCCAGAATGTTTGAACTGTGTGACCGCTATTTTACCTTAAGAGATATTCTGATGATTGCATCCAGGGAAGTCGGCAGCGGTTTTATTGGCGGAAAAAGTGTGGGTATGCTTTTGGCCAGAAAGATTCTGGAGATTGAAGGAAAAAATCGTTTCACGCCATTCATGGAACCTCATGATTCCTTCTATATCGGGGCGGATGTTTTTTACACCTATATTGTACAAAACGGTTGGTGGAGACTTCGTGCAAAGCAAAAGACGAAGGAGGGATATTATAAGTATGCACCTGAACTGAGAGATAAGCTTTTTCACGGAAAGTTCCCTAAGGACATTCAGGAACAGTTTTTGCAGATGCTGGAATATTTCGGACAGTCTCCAATTATCATTCGTTCCAGCTCTCTGCTTGAGGATAACTTTGGGAATGCATTTGCGGGAAAATATGAAAGTGTTTTCTGCGTGAATCAAGGAACTCCTGAGGACCGGTATGAAGCCTTTGAACAGGCCATTCGTACTGTTTATGCAAGCACAATGAATGAGGATGCACTTGATTACAGGATGAACAGGGGGCTTTTTGAACTGGACGAACAAATGGCTATATTGGTCCAGCGTGTTTCAGGCGATCAATATGGAGAATACTTTTTTCCCCATGTTGCCGGTGTGGGAAATTCTTCTAATCTTTATGTCTGGGATGAGAGCATTGATATGAATTCAGGGATGCTTCGTCTGGTATTTGGCCTTGGTACAAGGGCAGTTAACCGGACGGATGGTGATTATGTGAAGGTTGTATGTTTGGATAATCCTTTGCGAATTCCCCCCATGAATTATGAGGATCAGAATAAGTTCTCCCAGCATCGGTTGGATATTCTTTCTTTTAAAGATAATGATTTAGAAAGCATAGACCTGGATGAAATCCTTTCGCTGGATTTAAAAACAGATAAGAAGATGTTTATGAGCCCTGATTATGCAACAGAGTCCCGAATGCGTGAGCTGGGATATATGGATCGAAAGATTCCTCATATTTTAGATTTTAAGAAATTGTTCACGGATACAGAGATCGCCTCAGTATTGAAAGAAATTCTGGCATTATTGTCCCAAGCCTATGATTACCCTGTTGATATTGAATTTACAGCTAATCTAAAAAAAGACAATCTTTTCAAAATCAATCTTCTGCAATGCCGCCCATTGCAAACCAAAGGTTTAGGCAGCACAGTAAAAATACCGGAGCTGGCGGATCATAAGGATTGCTTTTTCTCCGGAAAAGGAAATTTTATGGGGGGAAGTGTACGCCTGCCCATTGATTTTATTGTGTTTATTCCGGCGAACACATACTTAGAGCTGAACGAGCAGGGGAAATATGCTGTGGCCAGGCAGATCGGTTTGATCAACAAAGAAATGAAAGGGAAACATGTCATGCTGGCAGGTCCGGGCAGATGGGGAAGTACAACACCATCCTTAGGTGTACCGGTACATTTTACTGAATTGTGTAACATGACGGTCATTTGTGAGTACTCATCGAGAAAAGCAGGATTTATGCCGGAGCTGTCCTATGGAAGTCATTTTTTTCAGGATATCGTTGAGGCAGGGATTTTTTATGTGGCCATTTTTGATGGATACAAAGATGTAGTATTTAACCCTGACCGCATTCTTAAGGAGGAGAATCGGTTGGCTTCTTTATTACCCCAAAGCGAACAGTTTTCAGATGTAATTCATATTGCTGAAACCGCTGGCATGGAGATATATTCTGATGTTGTGACACAAAGGCTGTTATGCAGATAA
- a CDS encoding DUF2089 domain-containing protein has translation MKYKAPGKCPVCGEKLSITRLGCPKCSTIIEGDFQPCEFCRLPEEDLEFVKVFIRCRGNIKDVEKELGISYPTVRGKLDSVIRGLGYEVSSKESIKENEDKATARNEILDQLSKGKISPKEATERIKNL, from the coding sequence ATGAAATACAAAGCTCCGGGCAAATGCCCCGTATGCGGCGAAAAGCTTTCCATAACAAGGCTTGGCTGTCCCAAGTGCTCCACAATCATTGAAGGAGATTTCCAGCCTTGTGAATTCTGCCGCCTTCCGGAAGAAGATCTTGAGTTTGTCAAGGTGTTCATAAGATGCCGCGGTAATATCAAGGATGTTGAGAAAGAACTGGGCATCTCTTATCCCACGGTCCGGGGGAAACTGGATTCGGTCATAAGAGGCCTTGGGTATGAAGTATCATCAAAAGAATCAATTAAGGAGAATGAAGATAAAGCAACCGCCAGGAATGAAATTCTTGACCAATTATCAAAAGGTAAAATCTCCCCAAAGGAAGCAACGGAACGAATTAAAAATCTATAA
- a CDS encoding phage holin family protein: protein MTKPFIKYISIVLTIYLMSYVSHTVYIGSIPALLIMGLVLLAVNFILKPILLLLTLPANLLTLGLFSFIVNAWTIMIADHFVADISMGGFLNSLLAAFIIAVFNHLLRDMNKG, encoded by the coding sequence ATGACGAAGCCGTTCATAAAATATATATCAATCGTATTAACCATATATCTGATGTCATATGTATCACACACGGTTTATATTGGCAGCATCCCGGCACTTCTTATTATGGGATTGGTACTGTTGGCAGTAAACTTTATATTAAAGCCGATTCTGCTGTTGCTTACACTGCCGGCCAACTTACTGACCTTAGGACTATTCAGCTTTATTGTGAATGCCTGGACGATTATGATCGCAGATCATTTTGTAGCAGACATAAGCATGGGAGGTTTTCTTAATTCACTGCTGGCTGCCTTTATCATTGCTGTCTTTAATCATCTGCTCAGAGATATGAATAAGGGGTAA
- a CDS encoding SHOCT-like domain-containing protein: MSEQQRILEMIEKGQITAAEGMELLEALNVTKGTESIQRVEAVTAARRNYKFLKVKVTSDDNSVNVNVNIPLRLLTTISEIADKMTTMVPADARREMEAKGINISSIDFAKIIEEIINGTLDDPNIVDVEAWDESHKAMVKVKVYVD, encoded by the coding sequence ATGAGTGAACAACAAAGAATACTGGAAATGATAGAAAAAGGGCAGATTACCGCTGCCGAAGGTATGGAGCTTTTGGAAGCTCTGAATGTGACTAAGGGAACAGAATCAATCCAAAGGGTTGAAGCTGTAACTGCTGCAAGACGAAACTATAAGTTCCTTAAAGTAAAAGTAACGTCGGATGATAATTCCGTTAATGTTAACGTAAATATACCGTTACGTTTGCTGACTACGATCAGTGAAATTGCTGATAAGATGACTACTATGGTTCCTGCTGATGCCAGAAGAGAGATGGAAGCCAAGGGGATCAATATTTCCAGCATCGATTTTGCAAAGATAATCGAGGAGATCATAAACGGTACCTTGGATGATCCGAATATCGTTGATGTGGAAGCCTGGGATGAAAGCCATAAAGCAATGGTAAAGGTGAAAGTGTATGTCGATTAA
- a CDS encoding 8-oxoguanine deaminase yields the protein MKGTLLVKNVKHLVTCDADDRLLEGVNVLIKNGVIAEIGSNEQTADDVIDASNMVMYPGLINTHHHLYQTFSRNLPQVQRMELFPWLKTLYEIWKHVDENVVYYSSLTGLGELLKTGCTTCLDHHYVFPKNAGTGLLDAQFSAAEALGIRFHATRGSMDLSVKDGGLPPDSVVQTVDEILKDSEAAVKKFHDPSPYSMRQVALAPCSPFSVTGELLEESAKLARKLGVRLHTHLAETKDEEQFTLSHFGMRPLAYMESLGWVGPDVWYAHGIHFNEDELELLARTQTGVAHCPISNMKLSSGIASIPEMLNLDVPVGLAVDGSASNDGSNLLEEMRVGYLLHRLNDSRKAPSGYDMLKIATKGSARVLGRENLGEISQGMAADFFLVNLNRIDMIGAQFDPMSVLCTVGLKGSVDYTVVNGNIVVKEGRLVRMDEENLVRKANEAVADYLNN from the coding sequence ATGAAAGGAACCCTGCTTGTAAAGAATGTAAAACATCTTGTGACATGTGACGCAGATGACAGACTGCTGGAGGGAGTGAATGTGCTGATAAAGAACGGTGTAATAGCCGAAATCGGCAGCAATGAACAAACAGCTGATGATGTGATTGACGCATCTAATATGGTGATGTATCCGGGACTTATTAATACTCACCATCATTTATATCAAACCTTCAGCCGTAATTTACCTCAGGTTCAGAGGATGGAATTATTCCCATGGTTAAAAACTTTATATGAAATCTGGAAGCACGTAGACGAGAACGTGGTTTATTACAGTTCCCTTACCGGACTTGGGGAGCTGTTAAAAACAGGGTGTACCACCTGTTTGGACCATCATTATGTGTTCCCAAAGAATGCCGGGACAGGGCTATTGGATGCCCAGTTTTCTGCAGCAGAAGCGCTTGGCATCCGTTTTCACGCCACAAGAGGCAGTATGGATCTGAGTGTGAAGGACGGCGGTTTGCCGCCGGATTCCGTTGTCCAGACAGTGGATGAGATTTTAAAGGATTCCGAAGCTGCTGTGAAAAAGTTCCATGATCCCAGCCCATATTCCATGCGCCAGGTGGCATTGGCTCCCTGTTCGCCCTTCAGTGTGACCGGGGAACTTTTGGAGGAATCGGCAAAGCTGGCCAGAAAGCTGGGGGTAAGACTTCACACTCATCTGGCGGAGACAAAGGATGAGGAACAATTTACCCTTTCTCACTTCGGTATGCGGCCTTTAGCATATATGGAAAGCCTGGGCTGGGTCGGCCCCGATGTATGGTATGCCCACGGGATTCATTTTAACGAGGATGAACTGGAGCTTTTGGCCAGAACTCAGACAGGTGTGGCTCATTGTCCCATTTCCAACATGAAGCTGTCTTCAGGCATTGCTTCCATCCCGGAAATGCTGAATCTGGATGTTCCTGTAGGTTTGGCAGTGGACGGATCAGCCAGCAACGACGGCTCCAATCTTCTGGAAGAAATGAGAGTGGGCTACCTTCTCCACAGGCTGAATGACAGCCGGAAGGCGCCCAGCGGATATGATATGCTGAAAATCGCAACCAAGGGCAGTGCAAGGGTGCTGGGCCGGGAAAATTTAGGAGAAATTTCTCAAGGTATGGCGGCGGATTTTTTCCTGGTCAATTTAAACCGTATTGATATGATAGGCGCTCAGTTTGACCCAATGTCGGTTTTGTGTACGGTAGGGCTGAAGGGCAGTGTGGATTATACGGTTGTAAACGGCAATATTGTTGTGAAAGAAGGCCGGCTGGTGCGAATGGACGAAGAGAATTTGGTTCGGAAAGCGAATGAGGCCGTAGCTGATTATTTAAATAACTAA
- a CDS encoding 4Fe-4S dicluster domain-containing protein produces MGHITSKDAYKNLEERINWFTQGAPPSDSLYKILQVLYTEKEAKWVSLLPVRPFTAKKAAKIWNTSEWKAEAFLEHLCGKALLVDSFYDGVRQFVMPPPMAGFIEFALMRTRGDIDQKFLSELYYQYMNVEEDFVKDLFFATETHLGRVYVQEPVLTNENTIHILDYERASHIIEEAVHIGLGTCYCRHKMLHAGHPCEINAPLDVCLTFGNVARSLAENGHHARLIDKKEAMDVLERSYAANLVQIGENVREAPAFICNCCGCCCEALQAARKFSPMQPVATTNYIPEISKQCVGCGKCEKVCPVLAISMKNNSGGKRTAQVDHEVCLGCGVCVRSCPKDAIELVRREVQVITPVNSTHRFVLQAIEKGTLQNLIFDNQAFANHRAMAAVLGVILKLPPLKQVMASKQFKSIYLDKLLSNKSAKRP; encoded by the coding sequence ATGGGACATATTACAAGTAAGGATGCCTATAAGAATTTAGAAGAAAGAATCAATTGGTTTACACAAGGGGCCCCTCCGTCGGACAGCCTGTATAAAATTTTGCAGGTCCTTTATACGGAAAAGGAAGCCAAATGGGTCTCGCTATTGCCGGTTCGTCCATTTACTGCAAAAAAAGCAGCAAAAATCTGGAATACCAGTGAATGGAAAGCAGAAGCTTTTTTAGAACATCTTTGCGGGAAAGCGTTACTTGTGGATTCATTTTATGATGGGGTGCGTCAATTTGTAATGCCGCCGCCAATGGCAGGGTTTATTGAATTTGCATTGATGCGCACAAGAGGTGATATTGACCAGAAATTTTTAAGTGAATTGTATTATCAGTATATGAACGTAGAAGAAGATTTTGTTAAGGACTTATTCTTCGCAACAGAGACGCACCTTGGACGAGTTTACGTGCAGGAGCCGGTTCTGACTAATGAAAATACAATTCATATTTTGGATTACGAAAGAGCGAGCCATATTATTGAGGAAGCGGTTCATATAGGCCTTGGAACTTGTTATTGCAGGCATAAGATGCTGCATGCCGGCCACCCATGTGAAATAAATGCCCCATTGGATGTTTGCCTCACCTTTGGTAATGTTGCCCGTTCTCTTGCAGAAAATGGACACCATGCGAGGTTAATTGATAAGAAAGAGGCAATGGATGTATTAGAACGTTCTTATGCTGCTAATCTGGTGCAAATTGGAGAAAATGTTCGTGAAGCCCCGGCATTTATCTGCAATTGCTGCGGCTGCTGCTGTGAAGCACTGCAGGCAGCAAGAAAATTCAGCCCAATGCAGCCGGTGGCCACTACAAATTATATACCTGAGATTTCAAAGCAATGTGTAGGCTGTGGCAAATGCGAAAAGGTATGTCCGGTATTGGCAATTTCTATGAAAAACAACAGCGGGGGTAAGAGAACAGCTCAAGTGGATCATGAAGTATGTCTTGGTTGTGGAGTATGTGTGCGGAGTTGTCCTAAAGATGCCATTGAGTTAGTGCGAAGAGAGGTTCAAGTTATTACGCCGGTGAATAGTACCCATAGATTTGTACTGCAGGCAATCGAAAAGGGAACCCTCCAAAATCTCATATTTGATAACCAGGCATTTGCCAATCATCGTGCGATGGCGGCAGTACTTGGAGTGATTCTTAAGCTGCCCCCTTTAAAGCAGGTAATGGCCAGCAAACAATTTAAATCCATATATTTAGATAAACTGCTGTCAAATAAAAGTGCCAAAAGGCCGTAA